Below is a window of Populus alba chromosome 2, ASM523922v2, whole genome shotgun sequence DNA.
CTCCTTCTAAACTCTACGCATCTCTGCTAATAAGAAAATCATTCTGCATTTTCTTCTAAATCACCCAGGCTTCTTGGCTCCTCTAGCTTGAGAAGCCGCGGTAACCGTCAGTGAAGCACAACGTGAAACCAATCACCATGATCAAGACCCTGAGCCCTTGCTCCAACACAGCAAAAACAGCTGAAATTATGTCGAGGTATAGGCCGATAGCTCCAAGGCCTGAGGGTTCTGCGAGTTCAATGGATGAGAGTTCATCCATGTCTCAGAAAATCCGAGAATCTCCTTATTTAAGGACCCTTTGGCCACAAATGCAGGCTAGACCTACCAGAACCAGGAAGAGAGGTAGAGCTGTCGTATCACCACCTAACATCAAAAGGCCAAGAACCCATTTGCTAGGCCTTTCTTCTCCTAGTCATGTAACATCCCCAGCCAAACATCTCTCCTTGCAGGGTTTTGTTCATGGCATTCCCCAGCTTCCTGTTCCAAACCTGGTTGGGGTCCATAGCGGCTTGGAAAATGCAGTTACTATGTCATCAAATCTAGTAACACTTCCACTTCTTCAGAGTCCTACAACAGTAACTGTTGTTGCAAACGAAGCAGCAGTTCCTGAGCTTAGTTGCCTGGAACCAAATAGAGACAAGGTCATAGATTTAAACACCGTGGCTGAATTTCCGGAAGAGAAGGATCTCCTACAACAATTACAGGTACCTCACACCAACCATGTTATAGCACCTCAACCGGTTCGACTGGTAGGCTCAAGCATAAGTATAGCCTGCATCAGTGAAGACCCAAGCTTCATTCCACTGGTGAGAGTTCCAAAGAAGCCAGAGGAAGTCGAGGAAGAAGTTGAGTCTGAGGTCTTGCCAACAGTGATATCTGATTCCAACAACAAAGTGAGGCTAGCAAATTCTGCTTACAAAGAAATGGTGGGTCAGCCAGAATGTTCCTGGCTTGACTCGATGATGACTGGCGATGGAAGTTTTGCAGGCAAGTCATGCAAGAGGATATGTGGGGAGGTGGAGCTTCACCTTTCTGATTTAAGAGTGCCAGCATCTTCAAATGGGTTTTCATGCTGGGTGAGGATAGAATGGTGCAACAAGGGGACAAAGAATGTGATCATTACTTTCTGTGATGTTATCAGATTATCCTGCGCGTCCAAGGATTACCTCTTTAGTTGGAGGTTCCACACTCGTGGCAGAAAGGATTTTCAGTCCAAAACCAACGCTTGAATGTTTTGTTGTATACAGTAGCTTACTATACAGCGCACTAATGGTAGATGTACACATAAGACGTCAAATATAAGTAGATTTTGTCAGCTCTTCAATGAATGTCCAAAGTGTATATAAGATCTTCTCTTCCCCTTAGGTTTCTCTCTTCTAGGACAAGTGGTGGTTAAATATCATTGCCAGAATCTCATCTAAGCAAAGAAGATACTTACAACACTAAGCATAAGAATTGTATCTTCCAAACAGCAAGTTCGATAGGTTTAATTCGCAGAGACAGCAACATATATGATACATATACACAGATATTAGACATAATAATTATTAGGACATGCTCACGTCTTTTCAAGTGTCAATATGAAGAACCGTGGTAATTTCGCTCTTAAATTGCTGGGCCCTTCCACTTGAAATTGTCAGCGTACGATTTAGGCTGAAATGGGGTAAAGAAAACAATCATAAATGGAGAGAAATAGTGAAAAAGGGTTCACAACTGGTTAATCCTGGACTATCATCTTAAATATCCTAACACGCAAGAAAGTCAACTGGATGTCAAGTTGTCAAATCTAGAAAAGTatgattgatatttatatatatccacCAGCTCTGGAGGTTGTATGatagcctttatttttttagtatttattgtGTTTAGGATTTGAGgtgttataaatataaattgtagAAAATATGAGTAGGGGGGGAAGGTAAAGAATAAAACAGGGCTGTGGTAATATATCACATGcaattttcaaaacaagttCAATGGCTGCTGTGAAATATCCCTCTCCATCCTTTGATAAATTATACGACTAAGTTAAGATTTCCCAGTAGAGGGGTCTTAAAATGTACATAAATAGGAAAAGACTTTGCAGTAAGCTACCGAAATCACCCCTGGTTTTCTATAGAAAGCAACTATTCATCCTAGGGAATACGGAAATGGGGGGATACAAACCTTTAGAAGAGGGGTGTGACGTTTCTTGACCTGCACATGATTCAAATGTTTCAGAGATAGGCCGAATGGAATCAATAAACTGAAAACATTGTCGTTAAGATACAATAATCATATaggaatcaagataatgtcaaatGCGGTACCAATGtgattttaacatatttattaGGAACCTCCATACAGAACGAAATCACTAATAGTGAATGCACactgaaaaaattagaaaaattattataaatgcaCAGCAGACGTACAGGTTAAAGAGGAAATTACCTCATATTCCCAACCATGTTTCTCAGCAAATGCCTTTGCAGCTTCTTCACTGTCAAAACTGAGCCCTGCCTCACCTACATTGGCATATGGATCTCCCGTAGAAGTCCAGCCCATCAAAGGATTTTCCCACCTGgataaaatatgataactagTTAATATTATACGATGCACATACCGTATGATGCTTACAATAACTGGCCGCAAACAAATCATTAATTACACGGGTAAAATGTTTGCTAATACATCGAGAAAATACTTAAAGATAGTTTACTCGCATCCTAGAATTGTCAAATTTACAGCTAAAAATATGGGGTGCCAGTGGAAAGAATTCACCACGACGCATCTCAAACGGCTCTTTATATGAGGGACTAAAAGAGATCAAATGAAGTCAAAATCCAAGAACTTCATccctataatttatttagtaGAAGAAAGATATGCAAAGCAGGAAACTGAGTAATTGACAAAGTATGCATACTTTTGTGTAGACAGGAAATTAATTTTCCATCTCCCAACTTTCCCTGAGCCCTGTTGTGTTGCCGTTCGAGCAGGTGAATAGATTATTACCTGAAATTCATCAACCCCATAGCAAGCCAATGAGCTCAAATTCCATGAGGGTCAAAAAGAAGGGAAACCCAAtttcaacaatgaaaaaaaaaatacaagcacaTGGCAATAGTGATAGTCATTGTATATTCACTTCATTCatcttaaattcttaaaaatttaagttcccCTTTGCGATTGTTAACTAGGAGCCAATTAGAGTTTAGTGATTCAACTTCTTGCGGAAGCTGAGAAGAAATTCTGTTTGACAAAACAGTCTCTTCTTCTATATTGTATTTGTAAGGAAGAGGGTTTAGAGAAGAAGACAAGTCGTTCATTGCTCAGTATCGCAATGAACTTAGAACTGCAGACACGCCGATGCCAACTAATCCGCTATGTTAAACGAGACGTCACTTGAATTTGGCTATCTTGGATAAACCGCATCGTATGGAATATTAAATCACTGAGCTGACAACACCACTGATATCAACAGCTATAATCGTATTCCTTTCTTCCAATTGCAAGTTCCCAATAGCAGAGATTCATGAATTCGATTCATtgagtaggtttttttttccctctacaTGAATTCGATTGCTTTCTTTATGTATTCCACAGCCAACAAACAACTAAATCAGAAATACAAatgtcaatgaaaaaaaaacaatccaaatacaaaaagagagcaaaatagtaaacaaaacaaaaactcacCCTTCTACGAAGGTGTTGCTCCGGAATGCCAGAGATCATGCCGATCTCCCCGGGATTGACCTCAACCAAGGCGGATGAAGATAACCATCTTCGTGAAGATAAAAGGGACAATCGATGAGCTCTAGTAAGATTTAGAACACGAGAACTCGCCATTT
It encodes the following:
- the LOC118035797 gene encoding uncharacterized protein, which produces MIKTLSPCSNTAKTAEIMSRYRPIAPRPEGSASSMDESSSMSQKIRESPYLRTLWPQMQARPTRTRKRGRAVVSPPNIKRPRTHLLGLSSPSHVTSPAKHLSLQGFVHGIPQLPVPNLVGVHSGLENAVTMSSNLVTLPLLQSPTTVTVVANEAAVPELSCLEPNRDKVIDLNTVAEFPEEKDLLQQLQVPHTNHVIAPQPVRLVGSSISIACISEDPSFIPLVRVPKKPEEVEEEVESEVLPTVISDSNNKVRLANSAYKEMVGQPECSWLDSMMTGDGSFAGKSCKRICGEVELHLSDLRVPASSNGFSCWVRIEWCNKGTKNVIITFCDVIRLSCASKDYLFSWRFHTRGRKDFQSKTNA
- the LOC118035799 gene encoding NADH dehydrogenase [ubiquinone] iron-sulfur protein 4, mitochondrial: MASSRVLNLTRAHRLSLLSSRRWLSSSALVEVNPGEIGMISGIPEQHLRRRVIIYSPARTATQQGSGKVGRWKINFLSTQKWENPLMGWTSTGDPYANVGEAGLSFDSEEAAKAFAEKHGWEYEVKKRHTPLLKPKSYADNFKWKGPAI